One genomic segment of Halalkalicoccus tibetensis includes these proteins:
- a CDS encoding cation diffusion facilitator family transporter, which translates to MNRASAMRRVGLLILVANLGLVVAKGVVWFQTGSLAVGSEAVNSLTDVIYSVVILAGLYLTTQPPDTDHPHGHERIEPLVSLFIAIAIFAAGGVILWQAARALYFGQVAVTTGPAAIVVLVLAGAVKIGLYRYCLRAGNEYNSPALVATGLDSRNDVLTVAAALIGVIGARAGYPILDPLAAVVVSVGIFYTGWEVLRDNVDYLIGRAPPEDLHAEIVRRTIAHPEVEGVHDVVAHYVGPEIDVSLHIEVEGERTLLEAHDIESEIVEAIRDLPEIDDVFVHMDPKELGEWKDDPDADRLLGREFE; encoded by the coding sequence GTGAACCGGGCCTCCGCGATGCGCAGGGTCGGCCTCCTGATCCTGGTGGCGAACCTGGGGCTCGTCGTCGCGAAGGGGGTCGTCTGGTTCCAGACCGGCAGTCTCGCGGTCGGTTCGGAGGCCGTAAACAGCCTCACGGACGTGATCTACAGCGTCGTCATCCTCGCGGGGCTGTATCTGACGACCCAGCCGCCCGACACCGACCATCCCCACGGCCACGAGCGCATCGAGCCGCTGGTTTCGCTGTTCATCGCGATCGCCATCTTCGCCGCCGGCGGCGTGATCCTCTGGCAGGCCGCCCGTGCGCTGTACTTCGGGCAGGTCGCGGTCACGACCGGGCCCGCCGCGATCGTCGTCCTCGTCCTGGCCGGCGCGGTGAAGATCGGCCTCTATCGCTACTGCCTGCGCGCCGGAAACGAGTACAACTCGCCCGCGCTCGTCGCGACCGGCCTCGACAGCAGGAACGACGTGCTGACCGTCGCCGCGGCTCTGATCGGCGTCATCGGTGCCCGCGCGGGCTACCCGATCCTCGACCCGCTCGCGGCCGTCGTCGTCTCGGTCGGCATCTTCTACACCGGCTGGGAGGTGTTGCGGGACAACGTCGACTACCTGATCGGGCGCGCCCCGCCCGAGGACCTCCACGCCGAGATCGTTCGGCGCACGATTGCCCACCCCGAGGTCGAGGGCGTCCACGACGTCGTCGCCCACTACGTCGGCCCCGAGATCGACGTCTCGCTCCACATCGAGGTCGAGGGCGAACGCACCCTTCTGGAAGCCCACGACATCGAAAGCGAGATCGTCGAGGCGATCCGCGATCTCCCCGAGATCGACGACGTCTTCGTTCACATGGATCCCAAGGAGCTCGGCGAGTGGAAGGACGACCCGGACGCGGACCGCCTGCTCGGCCGCGAGTTCGAATGA
- the gvpN gene encoding gas vesicle protein GvpN: MDKEERQLDRFVREHGEDGATFAPTSVEEAIGGSFVETDEIESLQERMRGWLDVPRPVHIVGPTGSGKTALALSVAAARDQPVVWINGDELIDTGSLVGERSGKAQYKERDNFVRGVMKKKSIVRDRWVDNPLSVAVQNGATLVYNEFSRTKPAANNALLSVFEEGVLDRPGQRGQDRIVEVHPEFRAIFTSNSTEYAGVHRPQDALLDRLVGIHLDYYNRETEIAIVSSRVDEHDDETIEQVVEIVRELRDRLDLHVGTRAAVMVAEGLTVFGDDALVEVCVDVLGSKAESREEIEEVREEIEDVV, translated from the coding sequence ATGGACAAGGAAGAACGCCAACTCGATCGGTTCGTACGGGAGCATGGGGAGGACGGCGCGACGTTCGCGCCGACGAGCGTCGAGGAGGCGATCGGCGGCTCGTTCGTCGAGACCGACGAGATCGAGTCGCTCCAGGAGCGGATGCGCGGCTGGCTCGACGTCCCCCGCCCGGTCCACATCGTCGGCCCGACCGGATCCGGGAAGACGGCGCTCGCGCTGTCGGTCGCGGCCGCCCGCGACCAGCCGGTCGTCTGGATCAACGGCGACGAGCTGATCGACACCGGCTCGCTGGTCGGCGAGCGCTCGGGGAAGGCCCAGTACAAGGAACGCGACAACTTCGTCAGGGGCGTGATGAAGAAGAAGTCGATCGTCCGGGACCGCTGGGTCGACAATCCCCTATCAGTGGCCGTCCAGAACGGAGCGACGCTGGTCTACAACGAGTTCTCGAGGACCAAACCCGCCGCGAACAACGCCCTCCTCTCGGTGTTCGAGGAGGGCGTCCTCGATCGGCCCGGCCAGCGCGGCCAGGACCGCATCGTCGAGGTCCACCCCGAGTTCCGGGCGATCTTCACCTCCAACTCGACGGAGTACGCCGGGGTCCACCGCCCGCAGGACGCGCTGCTCGACCGGCTCGTCGGCATCCACCTCGACTACTACAACCGCGAGACCGAGATCGCGATCGTCTCCTCGCGGGTCGACGAACACGACGACGAGACCATCGAGCAGGTCGTCGAGATCGTCCGCGAGCTCCGCGACCGCCTCGACCTCCACGTCGGCACGCGCGCGGCGGTCATGGTCGCGGAGGGGCTCACCGTCTTCGGCGACGATGCACTGGTCGAAGTCTGTGTCGACGTGCTGGGATCGAAGGCCGAGTCCCGCGAGGAGATCGAGGAGGTCCGCGAGGAGATCGAGGACGTGGTCTGA
- a CDS encoding cupin domain-containing protein, producing MERVSLTETTEAVENVHLAQLAAGEEMSVQHFEFEPGATVPKHDHHHEQTGFVYEGELTFLLEDGEEVVNAGESYVIAGEELHGAENRGETVVRGVDIFSPPRTNPDWAE from the coding sequence ATGGAACGGGTTTCGCTGACCGAGACGACCGAAGCCGTCGAGAACGTCCACCTCGCACAGCTGGCCGCGGGCGAGGAGATGAGCGTTCAACATTTCGAGTTCGAGCCCGGTGCGACGGTGCCGAAACACGACCACCACCACGAGCAGACGGGCTTCGTCTACGAGGGCGAACTGACCTTCCTGTTGGAGGACGGCGAGGAGGTCGTGAACGCGGGCGAGTCGTACGTCATCGCGGGCGAGGAGCTCCACGGCGCGGAGAACCGTGGCGAGACGGTCGTCCGAGGTGTGGATATATTCAGCCCGCCGCGGACGAACCCCGACTGGGCGGAGTAG
- the icd gene encoding isocitrate dehydrogenase (NADP(+)): MSYDYDEVEVPADGEQITADDDGSLNVPETPIIPIIHGDGIGQDVGPVAQRVLDAAAEATGRSVEWMRVYAGSSAREKYDENLPDDTVEAIKEFHVAIKGPLTTPVGAGFRSLNVALRKKLDLYANVRPTYHLDGVPSPVKDPDAMDMVFFRENTEDVYAGIEWEAGTDEVQQVREFVEDEMGFDDVMHENPLGIGIKPISEFGAKRLVRESIDYALENDRDSVTLVHKGNIMKFTEGAFRDWGYEVAKEEYGEDVITEDTLWDQYEGEQPEGSLVVKDRIADNMLQQILTRTSDYDVIATMNLNGDYISDAAGAQIGGLGIAPGANFGETRCLAEPVHGSAPKHAGKDKANPTAMILSGRLMFEYMGWDDAGQLIGDAVEEAISSKQVTYDLERQIEGGEKLAASEFADAVVENIEELA, from the coding sequence ATGAGCTACGACTACGACGAGGTCGAGGTTCCCGCGGACGGGGAGCAGATCACCGCCGACGACGACGGCAGCCTGAACGTCCCGGAGACCCCGATCATCCCGATCATCCACGGCGACGGGATCGGACAGGACGTCGGCCCGGTCGCCCAGAGGGTCCTCGACGCCGCCGCCGAGGCCACCGGCCGCTCCGTCGAGTGGATGCGCGTCTACGCCGGCTCGTCCGCCCGCGAGAAGTACGACGAGAACCTCCCCGACGACACCGTCGAGGCGATCAAGGAGTTCCACGTCGCCATCAAGGGGCCGCTGACCACGCCCGTCGGCGCCGGCTTCCGATCGCTGAACGTCGCCCTGCGCAAGAAGCTCGACCTGTACGCGAACGTCCGCCCGACCTACCACCTCGACGGCGTCCCGTCCCCGGTCAAGGACCCCGATGCGATGGACATGGTGTTCTTCCGGGAGAACACCGAGGACGTGTATGCCGGTATCGAGTGGGAGGCCGGCACCGACGAGGTCCAGCAGGTCCGGGAGTTCGTCGAGGACGAGATGGGCTTCGATGACGTGATGCACGAGAACCCGCTGGGCATCGGCATCAAACCCATCTCGGAGTTCGGAGCCAAACGCCTCGTACGCGAGTCCATCGACTACGCGCTGGAGAACGACCGCGACTCGGTGACGCTGGTCCACAAGGGCAACATCATGAAGTTCACCGAGGGTGCGTTCCGCGACTGGGGCTACGAGGTCGCAAAGGAGGAGTACGGTGAGGACGTCATCACCGAGGACACCCTCTGGGACCAGTACGAGGGCGAGCAGCCCGAGGGGAGCCTGGTCGTGAAGGACCGCATCGCCGACAACATGCTCCAGCAGATCCTCACCCGGACGAGCGACTACGACGTCATCGCGACGATGAACCTCAACGGCGACTACATCTCCGACGCCGCGGGCGCCCAGATCGGCGGCCTCGGCATCGCCCCCGGCGCCAACTTCGGCGAGACGCGCTGTCTCGCGGAACCGGTCCACGGGAGCGCGCCGAAACACGCCGGCAAGGACAAGGCGAACCCGACGGCGATGATCCTCTCGGGCCGTCTGATGTTCGAGTACATGGGCTGGGACGACGCGGGCCAGCTCATCGGCGACGCCGTCGAGGAGGCCATCTCCTCGAAACAGGTCACCTACGACCTCGAACGCCAGATCGAGGGCGGCGAGAAGCTGGCGGCAAGCGAGTTCGCCGACGCCGTCGTCGAGAACATCGAAGAACTCGCCTGA
- a CDS encoding isoaspartyl peptidase/L-asparaginase, protein MNVIVHGGAGSTPEEPEERQAVLDGAARAGTEADSAVGAVQEAIRVLEDSPRFNAGVGGAVQSDGIVRTDAGIMTDRREAGAACSMPGVRRAVDVARAVMEETPHVLLSGVHAVDFAADHGIGVEEDLWSTRTRERWANLEPPAGGPREQLAWIEDRFGETADDPEGRELESDPKDHDDAGHDPAGHGPKDHDTVGAVASDGEHVAAATSTGGRWLALAGRVGDVPQIGSGFYCTPAGGASATGAGEDIARVTLSRLAVDHLEAGASAQEAADRAIDEFAAITDSTAGIIVCDRKGGMGSAYNSELMQTKALATN, encoded by the coding sequence ATGAACGTGATCGTCCACGGTGGAGCCGGAAGCACGCCCGAGGAGCCCGAGGAGAGACAGGCGGTCCTCGACGGGGCCGCGCGGGCGGGAACGGAGGCCGACTCGGCGGTCGGGGCGGTCCAGGAGGCGATCCGCGTCCTCGAGGACTCCCCGCGGTTCAACGCCGGAGTCGGCGGGGCGGTCCAGAGCGACGGGATCGTCAGGACCGACGCGGGGATCATGACCGACCGCAGGGAGGCGGGCGCGGCCTGCTCGATGCCCGGGGTTCGGCGCGCGGTCGACGTCGCACGCGCGGTGATGGAGGAGACGCCCCACGTGCTTCTCTCGGGGGTCCACGCCGTCGACTTCGCCGCCGACCACGGGATCGGCGTCGAGGAGGACCTGTGGTCAACGCGCACGCGCGAGCGATGGGCAAACCTGGAGCCGCCCGCAGGCGGGCCGCGCGAGCAGCTCGCCTGGATCGAGGACCGGTTCGGCGAGACCGCCGACGATCCCGAAGGGCGGGAACTGGAGAGCGATCCGAAGGACCACGACGACGCGGGACACGATCCCGCTGGCCACGGTCCGAAGGACCATGACACGGTCGGCGCGGTCGCGAGCGACGGCGAGCACGTCGCGGCGGCGACTTCCACTGGTGGCCGGTGGCTCGCGCTCGCCGGGCGCGTGGGCGACGTCCCCCAGATCGGGAGCGGCTTCTACTGTACCCCGGCGGGCGGCGCGAGCGCGACTGGCGCGGGCGAGGACATCGCGCGGGTGACCCTCTCGCGGCTCGCGGTCGACCACCTCGAAGCAGGTGCGAGCGCCCAGGAGGCGGCCGACCGCGCCATCGACGAGTTCGCCGCGATCACCGACTCGACGGCGGGGATCATCGTCTGTGATCGGAAGGGTGGGATGGGGAGTGCCTATAACAGCGAGCTCATGCAAACGAAAGCCCTCGCGACTAACTAG
- a CDS encoding DUF5817 domain-containing protein, protein MYAVVGCTDCSSLWILEGRQESARCPGCGKTHQYGKLKKFVETEDADHAREVRASMLASRGGHADAFAAVDSFSELDSQVERPVIDDDELLESAGIDSGEAAAAGESTGTGGGSRSRKEVVLAAVEEREGATKDEVLAYATARGVPESYVERALEKLVRAGELSESGGRYRRL, encoded by the coding sequence ATGTACGCCGTCGTGGGCTGCACCGACTGTAGCAGCCTCTGGATCCTCGAGGGCCGCCAGGAGAGCGCCCGCTGTCCGGGCTGCGGGAAGACCCACCAGTACGGGAAGCTGAAGAAGTTCGTCGAGACTGAGGACGCCGATCACGCCCGCGAGGTACGTGCCTCGATGCTCGCGAGCCGCGGCGGCCACGCCGACGCCTTCGCCGCGGTCGACTCCTTCTCGGAGCTCGATTCCCAGGTCGAGCGGCCCGTCATCGACGACGACGAGCTGCTCGAGAGCGCCGGGATCGATTCGGGGGAGGCGGCCGCGGCGGGCGAATCGACGGGAACCGGGGGCGGCTCCCGGAGCCGCAAGGAGGTCGTCCTCGCGGCGGTCGAGGAGCGCGAGGGGGCGACCAAAGACGAGGTCCTCGCCTACGCCACGGCCCGCGGCGTTCCCGAGAGCTACGTCGAACGGGCGCTCGAAAAACTGGTGCGGGCCGGCGAGCTCAGCGAATCGGGCGGTCGGTACCGCCGGCTCTAG
- a CDS encoding amidohydrolase produces MTEAADLMLRNAEVHTLAEPDETYEALAVRNGRIVRVGKSYEVDFLAGVETDTIDCGGRIVLPGFVDAHTHMETLGRYLVHADLSGASGPEECIERLWGSVDGEGWVLGFGYDESGWENTEYLTSEDLDRVSETRPVAAFREDMHVASLNTVARERYEGEMPAADVQGDGVIVEEAVDTIYEAIAPGPGETRELLLAAQEFANARGVTGVHDMVRNSHAPRIYRELDSEGALSLRVRINYWSDHLDAVSEAGLRTNHGSALVETGAIKSYTDGSFGGRTAKLSEPYADAGGTDGTGQWVVGPEELRGLVERADGEGYQLSAHAIGDRAIEEVLDAFTGTDDPGAARHRVEHAELLSDGAIERFAESGIVASVQPNFLKWAGENGLYADRLGDERRTRTNRYRDLLDAGANLAFGSDCMPLDPLLGVHHAVNAPEPGQRLSVTEALRAYTSGAAYAGFDEGRLGTVEVGKLADLVVLEDSPWDRPESIDGIDVAMTFVGGRVVHDATG; encoded by the coding sequence ATGACGGAGGCCGCGGATCTGATGCTACGAAACGCCGAGGTCCACACCCTCGCCGAGCCCGACGAGACGTACGAAGCGCTCGCGGTCCGCAACGGCCGGATCGTTCGGGTAGGGAAGAGCTACGAGGTCGACTTCCTCGCAGGCGTCGAAACCGACACTATCGACTGCGGGGGGCGGATCGTCCTCCCGGGATTCGTCGACGCCCACACCCACATGGAGACGCTGGGCCGGTATCTCGTCCACGCCGACCTCTCGGGGGCGAGCGGGCCCGAGGAGTGTATCGAACGGCTCTGGGGATCGGTCGACGGGGAGGGGTGGGTTCTCGGGTTCGGCTACGACGAGAGCGGGTGGGAGAACACGGAGTACCTCACCAGCGAGGACCTCGATCGAGTGAGCGAAACCCGGCCGGTGGCGGCCTTCCGCGAGGACATGCACGTCGCCTCGCTCAACACCGTCGCCCGCGAGCGCTACGAGGGCGAGATGCCCGCGGCGGACGTGCAGGGTGATGGCGTGATCGTCGAGGAGGCCGTCGACACGATCTACGAGGCGATCGCACCCGGTCCCGGGGAGACCCGCGAACTCCTCCTCGCCGCCCAGGAGTTCGCGAACGCCCGCGGGGTGACGGGCGTCCACGATATGGTTCGTAACTCCCATGCCCCGCGGATCTATCGCGAGCTCGACTCCGAAGGAGCGCTCTCGCTTCGCGTGCGCATCAACTACTGGAGCGACCACCTCGACGCCGTCTCGGAGGCCGGCCTCCGAACGAACCACGGCAGCGCGCTCGTCGAGACCGGCGCGATCAAGAGCTACACCGACGGGAGCTTCGGCGGGCGGACCGCGAAGCTCTCCGAGCCCTACGCCGATGCCGGGGGGACCGACGGGACCGGTCAGTGGGTCGTCGGACCCGAGGAGCTTCGCGGGCTGGTCGAACGGGCCGACGGGGAGGGATACCAGCTCTCGGCGCACGCCATCGGCGACCGGGCGATCGAGGAGGTACTGGACGCCTTCACGGGAACCGACGATCCGGGCGCGGCCCGCCACCGGGTCGAACACGCGGAGCTCCTCTCCGACGGGGCGATCGAACGGTTCGCCGAGTCGGGGATCGTCGCGAGCGTCCAGCCGAACTTCCTCAAGTGGGCCGGCGAGAACGGTCTGTACGCCGACCGTCTGGGGGACGAACGCCGAACGCGGACGAACCGCTATCGGGACCTGCTCGACGCGGGCGCGAACCTCGCCTTCGGCAGCGACTGCATGCCGCTCGACCCGCTTCTCGGCGTCCATCACGCGGTCAACGCACCCGAACCGGGCCAGCGTCTCTCGGTCACCGAGGCCCTGCGGGCGTACACCTCGGGGGCGGCCTACGCGGGCTTCGACGAGGGCCGGCTCGGAACCGTCGAAGTCGGGAAACTGGCGGATCTGGTCGTTCTGGAGGACTCGCCGTGGGACCGACCCGAGTCGATCGACGGGATCGACGTGGCGATGACGTTCGTCGGCGGCCGGGTCGTCCACGATGCTACAGGCTGA
- a CDS encoding HIT domain-containing protein, with the protein MDQIFAPWRIEWVERDAPEGGADPDCVFCAFEADDADRENRVVARSEHAFVLLNNYPYNPGHVMVIPNRHTGDYTELPEEELLDHARLKQRTLEAFDAAFAPDGVNAGYNLGEGAGGSIGDHLHAHVVPRWEGDTNFMPVIGETKVIVQALEETYDRLHGAFAELDGARTGEGEDRAVRFE; encoded by the coding sequence ATGGACCAGATCTTCGCCCCCTGGCGGATCGAGTGGGTCGAGCGCGACGCGCCCGAGGGCGGGGCCGACCCCGACTGCGTGTTCTGTGCGTTCGAGGCCGACGACGCCGACCGGGAGAACCGGGTCGTCGCCCGCAGCGAGCACGCGTTCGTCCTCCTGAACAACTACCCGTACAACCCGGGTCACGTAATGGTGATCCCGAACCGCCACACCGGCGACTACACCGAGCTCCCCGAGGAGGAGCTTCTGGACCACGCCCGGCTGAAACAGCGAACCCTCGAGGCGTTCGACGCGGCGTTCGCGCCCGACGGGGTCAACGCGGGCTACAACCTCGGAGAGGGGGCAGGCGGCTCGATCGGCGACCACCTCCACGCCCACGTCGTCCCGCGCTGGGAGGGCGATACGAACTTCATGCCGGTGATCGGCGAGACGAAGGTGATCGTCCAGGCCTTAGAGGAGACCTACGACCGACTCCACGGGGCGTTCGCGGAGCTCGACGGGGCCCGAACCGGCGAGGGCGAGGACCGAGCGGTCAGGTTCGAGTAG
- a CDS encoding tRNA (N(6)-L-threonylcarbamoyladenosine(37)-C(2))-methylthiotransferase yields MARYHIETYGCTSNRGESRAIESALRDAGHYRADGPAEADVAILNTCTVVEKTETNMLRRARELEEETADLIVTGCMALAQGEEFADVDARVMHWDEVPQAALNGECPTPGPGVEPVLDGVVGILPIARGCMSNCSYCITKHATGRVDSPSVEENVEKARALVHAGAKELRITGQDTGVYGWDDGERKLPELLKRICAIEGDFRVRLGMANPGGIHGIHEELAEVFAENGKLYDFIHAPVQSGSDDVLEEMRRQHRVEKFREVVETFDRELDYWTLSTDFIVGFPTETEADHELSMELLREVRPEKVNVTRFSKRPKTDAAEMKGLGGQTKKDRSKAMSELKREIVGEVYAEMVGDTRELLCVEPGTGDSVKCRDSAYRQVIIQNASEHGIEPGDFFEAEITANETMYAFATPTRATRTEPAPMR; encoded by the coding sequence ATGGCCCGGTACCACATCGAGACCTACGGCTGCACCTCGAACCGCGGCGAGAGCCGCGCGATCGAGAGTGCGCTGCGCGACGCGGGTCACTACCGGGCGGACGGTCCCGCGGAGGCGGACGTCGCCATCCTCAACACCTGCACCGTCGTCGAGAAGACCGAGACGAACATGCTACGACGGGCACGGGAGCTCGAGGAGGAGACCGCCGACCTGATCGTCACGGGCTGTATGGCGCTGGCCCAGGGCGAGGAGTTCGCCGACGTCGACGCCCGCGTGATGCACTGGGACGAGGTGCCCCAGGCCGCGCTCAACGGCGAGTGTCCCACCCCTGGTCCGGGCGTCGAGCCCGTTCTCGACGGCGTCGTCGGCATCCTCCCGATCGCCCGGGGCTGCATGTCGAACTGTTCGTACTGCATCACCAAGCACGCCACCGGGCGAGTGGACTCCCCGAGCGTCGAGGAGAACGTCGAGAAGGCCCGCGCGCTGGTCCACGCCGGCGCGAAGGAGCTTCGCATCACCGGCCAGGACACAGGGGTATATGGCTGGGACGACGGGGAACGGAAGCTCCCCGAGCTCCTCAAGCGGATCTGTGCCATCGAGGGCGACTTTCGCGTGCGGCTGGGGATGGCCAACCCGGGAGGCATCCACGGCATCCACGAGGAGCTCGCGGAGGTCTTCGCCGAGAACGGGAAGCTGTACGACTTCATCCACGCGCCGGTCCAGTCGGGCAGCGACGACGTGCTCGAGGAGATGCGCCGCCAACACAGGGTCGAGAAGTTTCGGGAGGTCGTCGAGACGTTCGACCGGGAGCTCGACTACTGGACGCTTTCGACCGATTTCATCGTCGGATTCCCGACCGAGACCGAGGCCGACCACGAGCTGAGCATGGAGCTCCTTCGAGAGGTCCGCCCCGAGAAGGTCAACGTCACCCGGTTCTCGAAGCGCCCGAAGACCGACGCCGCGGAGATGAAGGGTCTCGGCGGGCAGACCAAGAAGGACCGATCGAAGGCGATGAGCGAGCTCAAGCGGGAGATCGTGGGCGAGGTCTACGCGGAGATGGTCGGCGATACCCGTGAACTCCTCTGTGTCGAGCCGGGGACCGGCGACTCGGTGAAGTGCCGGGACTCGGCCTACCGACAGGTGATCATCCAGAACGCCTCCGAACACGGGATCGAACCCGGCGACTTCTTCGAGGCCGAGATCACCGCCAACGAGACGATGTACGCGTTCGCCACACCGACCCGGGCGACGAGAACCGAGCCCGCACCCATGCGATAA
- the hmgA gene encoding hydroxymethylglutaryl-CoA reductase (NADPH), whose product MSDPADLAARVREGDLRLHELEEHADPETAAAARRELLEAETDADLGTIGDFSFAAEDAEPNVENMIGGAQLPMGVAGPIPLNEDGEGGAAEGDFYLPLATTEGALIASVNRGCSVIRAAGGSDARVTKSGMTRAPVFRVSGIAEAAEVVEWVEENVERLREKAEETTGHGELLDITPYVVGDNVFLRFRFDSKDAMGMNMVTIATQAACDLIEDATTASLVALSGNLCTDKKPAAINAVEGRGRSVTADVTIPREVVEERLHTTPEAIAEANTRKNLIGSAKAGSLGFNAHAANTIAAAFLATGQDAAQVVEGANAITTAEVKDGDLYASLSIASLEVGTVGGGTKLPTQNEALDVLGLRGGGDPAGSNADALAEVIATGALAGELSLLAALASRHLSSAHEELGR is encoded by the coding sequence ATGAGCGATCCAGCGGACCTCGCGGCACGCGTCCGCGAGGGCGACCTGCGTCTGCACGAGCTCGAGGAGCATGCTGACCCGGAGACGGCCGCCGCCGCCCGCCGGGAGCTGCTCGAGGCCGAGACCGACGCCGACCTGGGAACGATCGGCGACTTCTCCTTTGCGGCCGAGGACGCCGAGCCCAACGTCGAGAACATGATCGGGGGCGCACAGCTCCCGATGGGCGTCGCCGGGCCGATCCCGCTCAACGAGGACGGGGAGGGCGGCGCGGCCGAGGGCGACTTCTACCTCCCGCTCGCGACCACCGAGGGCGCGCTGATCGCCTCCGTGAACCGGGGCTGTTCGGTGATCCGGGCGGCCGGGGGGAGCGACGCCCGCGTCACCAAGTCGGGGATGACCCGCGCGCCCGTCTTCCGGGTCTCGGGGATCGCCGAGGCCGCCGAAGTCGTCGAGTGGGTCGAGGAAAACGTCGAGAGACTGCGCGAGAAGGCGGAGGAAACGACGGGCCACGGCGAGCTGCTCGATATCACGCCCTACGTCGTCGGCGACAACGTCTTCCTCCGCTTTCGCTTCGACTCGAAGGACGCGATGGGGATGAACATGGTGACGATCGCGACGCAGGCGGCCTGCGACCTGATCGAGGACGCCACCACCGCATCGCTGGTCGCGCTCTCGGGCAACCTCTGTACCGACAAGAAGCCCGCCGCGATCAACGCGGTCGAAGGCCGGGGGCGTAGCGTCACCGCCGACGTGACGATCCCCCGCGAGGTCGTCGAGGAGCGGCTCCACACCACCCCCGAGGCGATCGCGGAGGCGAACACCCGGAAGAACCTGATCGGGAGCGCGAAGGCCGGCAGTCTGGGATTCAACGCCCACGCGGCGAACACGATCGCGGCGGCCTTTCTCGCGACGGGCCAGGACGCCGCCCAAGTGGTCGAGGGCGCGAACGCGATCACGACCGCCGAGGTCAAGGACGGCGACCTGTACGCGAGCCTCTCGATCGCCAGCCTCGAAGTCGGGACGGTGGGCGGCGGCACGAAACTGCCGACGCAGAACGAGGCCCTCGACGTTCTCGGGCTGCGCGGCGGCGGCGACCCGGCCGGCTCGAACGCCGACGCGCTCGCGGAGGTCATCGCGACCGGCGCGCTCGCGGGCGAGCTCTCCCTGCTCGCGGCGCTCGCCTCCCGACACCTCTCGAGCGCCCACGAGGAGCTCGGGCGCTAA
- the map gene encoding type II methionyl aminopeptidase, which translates to MSSSRIELGSEEHEKVREAGEILTQVREETADRVEVGTGHLEVAEYAEDRIRELGGEPAFPVNISIDEEAAHATPSADDDSTFGEELINIDIGVHVDGWLADTATTIDLAGHDELTEAPAEALEAAIDLVEPGVETGELGAAIEETIEGYGFNPVVNLSGHGLGHWDQHTEPSIPNRAVSQSTTLEAGDVVAIEPFATDGSGKVTEGGDEEIFALEHEGSVRDRGAREALEQITEEFRTLPFAARWLDSSRPGMALRRLKMQGLVHGYPVLKEDDDRLVSQKEHTVIVTEDGCEVTTRD; encoded by the coding sequence ATGAGCAGCAGCCGCATCGAATTAGGCAGCGAAGAGCACGAGAAGGTCCGGGAAGCCGGCGAGATCCTGACGCAGGTCCGCGAGGAGACCGCCGACCGCGTCGAGGTCGGTACGGGCCACCTCGAAGTCGCGGAGTACGCCGAGGACCGGATCCGCGAGCTCGGCGGCGAGCCCGCCTTCCCGGTCAACATCTCGATCGACGAGGAGGCTGCCCACGCGACCCCGAGCGCCGACGACGACTCGACGTTCGGCGAGGAGCTGATCAACATCGACATCGGCGTCCACGTCGACGGCTGGCTCGCCGACACCGCGACCACCATCGACCTCGCGGGCCACGACGAGCTCACCGAGGCGCCCGCCGAGGCGCTCGAGGCCGCGATCGACCTCGTCGAGCCGGGCGTCGAGACCGGCGAGCTCGGCGCGGCGATCGAGGAGACCATCGAGGGCTACGGCTTCAACCCCGTCGTCAACCTCTCGGGTCACGGGTTGGGTCACTGGGACCAGCACACCGAGCCGAGCATCCCGAACCGCGCGGTCTCACAGAGCACGACCCTCGAGGCCGGCGACGTGGTCGCGATCGAACCCTTCGCCACCGACGGCAGCGGCAAGGTCACCGAGGGGGGCGACGAGGAGATCTTCGCGCTGGAACACGAGGGCTCGGTGCGCGACCGCGGCGCGCGCGAGGCCCTCGAACAGATCACCGAGGAGTTCCGCACCCTGCCCTTCGCCGCGCGGTGGCTCGATTCCTCACGGCCGGGGATGGCGCTTCGCCGCCTCAAGATGCAGGGACTCGTCCACGGCTACCCCGTCCTGAAGGAGGACGACGACAGGCTCGTCAGCCAGAAGGAACACACCGTGATCGTCACCGAGGACGGCTGCGAAGTCACGACGCGGGACTGA